In Lycium barbarum isolate Lr01 chromosome 9, ASM1917538v2, whole genome shotgun sequence, the DNA window AATAAGCCAGTTATATTAGCATGTATACATGAGTAAAAGAGATAGAAACTTCACCTAAGCTCTAAACTTTCAAATGGGCTCTCTTTTAGAAGgcagttgggcctagcccaacTCAGGATTAATTGGAAATGGGGCCTGTTTTCATTAAACCCCAAATGCAAAGGAAAAAAAGGATGGTTTGTTTGTATAACCCATTGACTGAGTATTTTGAAGCTGTTATGTTATTTTATACATCATTGTATTACAATATATGCCTCAGTCTCCTTGTCATGACTTTGAGTTTACTTTTAATATTGTTTGTATTTAAATTACTTCCCTAGGTGATGATACTTGTGCACAATTCTGGGGCTCTGGCCAGATACTATGACAACACTGGTTTGGGAGTTGAGGTGGTCTGGAGGGATAGATGTTTGCCATTCCCCCATGTCCAGCCATGCCTGGgtttcatgaaaccccttggatcttgtgcggcatcGGGAATAAGAGTGGTGATAACCTTTTCCCTTGGTATGACGTGAGTTACAATTCAGTGAAGTCAATAATATATGATCAAGTCCTTTAATTGTGCACTTTGTAACtaaatttgatatatatatatatatatatatatatatatggttatgTCTATAAGTATGCTTGTGATCGGTCCAGCAAACATAGACTAATTtggttcttcttttttttccctcCTCTTACAgcatggccatttgggccgaAGTCCAGATACCCTATtaggccaaaggcccaataggaatttttcttttaaaaaattgttAAGTTCAAGAAGAGAAAAaggaagctaatattattgaaggcccaatcatgggtaagaatgacatgaaggcccaaccatgggtaaaaatgattaactaggggtttggtacacccgtAGTCTATCCCTCCTCCTTTAAATTTCAGCATGCCAGTTTCTTTATTGATTAAAGTGTTGTACTTGTATGTTGTAAAACAAACTCACACTATTATTTTAATCATTTATGGTTTGGACTAGGCATCTTAGGTAAACGGTACATATGTCGTTTAGTTCGACCTTAGGCGCCCCAACGTTATTTTCAAAGCCCGGCTGAATATAAACATTTTCTGAAAGAATAAAAATGACTTAGTAAACCAGTGAAAAGAATGAAAAGGATTACTCTATCGACTGAAAAATCATTATCATTTTCCTAAGCGAAGAAAAGTTAGGCTTGACATTTCTCTTTAAACCAAAAGAACGTTTTTCTAGTTGTAAACTCAGTTTTCCAAAAGCTCTTTTTAAGTCCAGGCAGAAAAGAATAATTTCAAAGCTATGCGTAAATATAGTTTTTAAATGCCAGGAACAAGCTCTTATTT includes these proteins:
- the LOC132610350 gene encoding uncharacterized protein LOC132610350 isoform X1, which gives rise to MEKSQSKCEMHSFSGVIYGQRINSKAIFTYIFPKSVMILVHNSGALARYYDNTGLGVEVVWRDRCLPFPHVQPCLGFMKPLGSCAASGIRVVITFSLAWPFGPKSRYPIRPKAQ
- the LOC132610350 gene encoding uncharacterized protein LOC132610350 isoform X2 → MEKSQSKCEMHSFSGVIYGQRINSKAIFTYIFPKSVMILVHNSGALARYYDNTGLGVEVVWRDRCLPFPHVQPCLGFMKPLGSCAASGIRVVITFSLGMTMAIWAEVQIPY